A region of Candidatus Terasakiella magnetica DNA encodes the following proteins:
- the nuoK gene encoding NADH-quinone oxidoreductase subunit NuoK, with the protein MLEIGLAHYLSLAAILFTLGILGIFLNKKNMIVILMSVELILLAVNINLVSFSSFLGDMMGQVFSIFVLTVAAAEAAIGLAILVVFFRNRGSIAVEDINAMKG; encoded by the coding sequence ATGTTAGAAATTGGTCTTGCACATTATCTCAGCCTTGCCGCTATTCTTTTCACATTGGGTATCCTTGGTATCTTCCTTAACAAGAAGAATATGATTGTTATACTTATGTCTGTGGAATTGATCTTGCTGGCTGTGAATATCAACTTGGTTTCCTTCTCCTCCTTCCTTGGAGATATGATGGGTCAAGTATTCTCGATTTTCGTTCTCACCGTTGCTGCTGCTGAAGCAGCTATTGGTCTGGCGATCCTTGTGGTCTTCTTCCGTAACCGTGGTTCCATCGCGGTCGAAGATATTAACGCGATGAAAGGGTAG
- the nuoL gene encoding NADH-quinone oxidoreductase subunit L — translation MYTAAIFLPLVGFLIAGALALFTPEDEKKRKANDRLAQIVTCSGMLISAALAIAIFFDVGLNGNAKTVHLFTWIQSGTFDVSWALRFDTLTAVMMIVVTGVSSMVHVYSCGYMSHDPNIPRFMGYLSLFTFCMLMLITADNLLQLFFGWEGVGLASYLLIGFWYHKPSANAAAIKAFLVNRVGDFGFSLGIFATFLLFGTADFDTIFAAVPGQADTVITLFGTEWHAMTIICLLLFVGAMGKSAQLGLHTWLPDAMEGPTPVSALIHAATMVTAGVFMVARLSPMFEYSDVALNVVTIVGAATCFFAATIGCVQNDIKRVIAYSTCSQLGYMFFACGVSAYSAGVFHLMTHGFFKALLFLGAGSVIHAMSDEQDMRKMGGIWKMIPITYALMWIGNLALAGIPPFAGYFSKDIVLEAAYASHTDVGIFAYWMGIGAAFMTAFYSWRLLFMTFHGKPRANDTVMAHVHESPKIMILPLIPLALGALFAGYLGYDNFVGANATAFWNNAILILPSHPGLENAHHVAAWVKYLPLVVGIIGISLAYVFYLAVPSIPGKLASTFNGLYKFLLNKWYWDELYDFLFVKPSFYLGRGLWKAGDEELIDGVGPNGFARATKALAGRASRLQTGYLYHYAFVMLAGAAILITWYLFTKG, via the coding sequence ATGTATACTGCTGCAATTTTCCTCCCTCTCGTTGGCTTTTTGATCGCAGGTGCTCTTGCGCTCTTTACGCCTGAAGACGAGAAAAAGCGAAAGGCAAATGACCGCCTTGCACAGATCGTTACCTGCTCAGGTATGTTGATCTCTGCAGCTTTGGCCATTGCCATCTTCTTCGATGTTGGCTTAAACGGTAATGCAAAGACAGTTCATCTGTTTACATGGATCCAGTCCGGTACATTCGATGTCTCATGGGCGTTGCGTTTTGATACGCTGACCGCTGTGATGATGATCGTTGTAACGGGCGTTTCTTCCATGGTGCATGTTTATTCTTGTGGCTATATGTCACACGATCCAAACATCCCGCGCTTCATGGGGTACCTGTCGCTCTTTACCTTCTGCATGTTGATGCTGATTACAGCAGACAACCTGCTGCAACTGTTCTTTGGTTGGGAAGGTGTAGGTCTGGCATCTTACCTGTTGATTGGTTTTTGGTATCATAAACCATCTGCAAACGCGGCTGCGATTAAAGCCTTCTTGGTCAACCGTGTAGGTGACTTTGGTTTCTCCCTTGGTATTTTTGCAACCTTCTTGTTGTTCGGCACTGCCGATTTCGACACGATCTTTGCTGCTGTACCGGGGCAAGCTGACACAGTGATCACACTGTTTGGCACCGAATGGCACGCTATGACAATCATCTGCCTGTTGCTCTTTGTTGGGGCGATGGGTAAATCAGCTCAGCTTGGTCTTCATACTTGGCTGCCTGATGCGATGGAAGGTCCAACACCTGTATCTGCATTGATCCACGCCGCAACAATGGTAACGGCTGGTGTCTTCATGGTTGCACGTCTTTCGCCAATGTTTGAATATTCAGACGTTGCGTTGAATGTGGTGACCATTGTGGGTGCGGCAACTTGTTTCTTTGCTGCCACAATCGGTTGTGTACAAAACGATATCAAGCGCGTGATCGCTTATTCAACTTGTTCACAGCTTGGTTACATGTTCTTTGCCTGTGGTGTTTCTGCTTATTCAGCGGGTGTCTTCCACCTCATGACACACGGCTTCTTTAAAGCCCTGTTGTTCTTGGGTGCTGGTTCTGTCATCCACGCCATGTCTGATGAACAAGACATGCGCAAGATGGGCGGTATCTGGAAAATGATCCCGATCACCTATGCTTTGATGTGGATTGGTAACCTTGCGCTTGCAGGTATTCCACCATTTGCGGGTTATTTCTCAAAAGATATCGTGCTTGAAGCGGCCTATGCCTCCCACACAGATGTTGGTATTTTTGCCTACTGGATGGGGATTGGCGCAGCCTTCATGACAGCATTCTATTCTTGGCGTTTGTTGTTCATGACGTTCCATGGCAAACCTCGTGCAAACGATACGGTTATGGCCCATGTTCATGAGAGTCCGAAAATCATGATCTTGCCTTTGATCCCATTGGCATTGGGGGCCCTGTTTGCAGGTTACCTCGGTTATGACAATTTCGTTGGCGCGAATGCAACAGCGTTCTGGAACAATGCAATTTTGATCCTGCCATCTCACCCTGGTCTTGAAAATGCACACCATGTGGCGGCTTGGGTTAAGTACCTGCCGTTGGTTGTTGGCATCATCGGTATCAGCTTGGCTTATGTCTTCTATCTTGCAGTACCAAGTATTCCGGGCAAACTGGCAAGCACATTTAATGGCTTGTACAAATTCCTGCTCAACAAATGGTACTGGGACGAGTTGTACGACTTCCTGTTTGTTAAACCTTCTTTCTATCTGGGTCGCGGCCTGTGGAAAGCTGGTGATGAAGAGCTTATCGACGGTGTCGGTCCAAACGGCTTTGCCCGTGCGACCAAAGCACTGGCGGGTAGAGCGTCACGTTTGCAAACGGGATACCTGTATCACTATGCGTTCGTCATGTTGGCAGGTGCTGCCATCCTGATCACCTGGTATCTGTTTACGAAGGGCTGA
- a CDS encoding NADH-quinone oxidoreductase subunit J — protein sequence MIVQALAFYLFAAVTVGSAVMVITAKNPVHSVLFLVLALFNVAGLFVLLGAEFLAMLLVVVYAGAVTVLFLFVVMMLDINFVELRQGFLQYMPLGASIGIIVLAELAVVAGGWHFAPDVAKVATAPTPPIETMTNTHALGAILYTDYIYLFQAAGLVLLVGMIGAIVLTHRKRPGVRKQVIADQVNLKVEDVAEFKKVEIGKGV from the coding sequence ATGATAGTTCAAGCTCTCGCTTTCTATCTTTTTGCAGCCGTGACTGTGGGAAGTGCCGTGATGGTTATCACGGCGAAAAACCCGGTTCACTCGGTTCTGTTCCTTGTTCTTGCCTTATTCAACGTTGCAGGTCTTTTCGTTCTGCTTGGCGCTGAATTCCTCGCTATGTTGCTGGTTGTTGTCTACGCTGGTGCTGTAACGGTCTTGTTCCTCTTCGTTGTAATGATGCTTGACATCAACTTCGTAGAACTTCGTCAAGGCTTCTTACAGTATATGCCGCTTGGGGCTTCTATCGGCATCATCGTTTTGGCCGAACTCGCTGTTGTTGCGGGGGGCTGGCATTTTGCGCCAGATGTTGCAAAAGTCGCAACCGCACCGACACCGCCTATTGAAACCATGACCAACACACATGCGTTGGGTGCGATTTTGTACACTGATTACATCTATCTGTTCCAAGCAGCGGGTCTTGTCCTGCTGGTCGGGATGATTGGTGCAATTGTACTGACACATCGCAAACGTCCAGGTGTTCGCAAACAGGTTATTGCTGATCAGGTGAACTTGAAGGTCGAAGATGTGGCCGAGTTCAAAAAGGTCGAAATTGGAAAGGGTGTGTAA
- the nuoI gene encoding NADH-quinone oxidoreductase subunit NuoI, giving the protein MSLMSRTARAFFLKELLQGLWITFRYMFKQKVTLNYPFEKGPLSPRFRGEHALRRYPNGEERCIACKLCEAICPAQAITIEVEPRNDGSRRTTRYDIDMTKCIYCGFCQEACPVDAIVEGPNFEFATETREELMYDKDKLLANGERWETELAARIRLDAPYR; this is encoded by the coding sequence ATGAGTTTAATGTCTCGTACAGCTCGCGCGTTCTTCTTAAAAGAACTGCTGCAAGGTTTGTGGATTACGTTCCGTTATATGTTTAAACAGAAAGTAACCTTGAACTATCCGTTCGAAAAAGGCCCGCTGTCACCGCGTTTTCGTGGTGAACATGCGCTGCGTCGTTACCCGAACGGTGAAGAGCGTTGCATCGCCTGTAAATTGTGTGAAGCAATTTGTCCGGCACAAGCCATCACCATCGAAGTTGAACCGCGCAATGACGGCTCTCGTCGCACAACGCGTTACGACATCGACATGACAAAATGTATCTACTGTGGTTTCTGTCAGGAAGCCTGTCCAGTAGATGCCATTGTTGAAGGTCCGAACTTCGAATTCGCCACTGAAACTCGTGAAGAACTTATGTATGACAAAGATAAGCTTCTTGCGAATGGTGAGCGTTGGGAAACCGAACTTGCTGCCCGCATCCGTCTCGATGCGCCGTATCGATAA
- the nuoH gene encoding NADH-quinone oxidoreductase subunit NuoH, protein MAELWDGYIWPTLWIVIKIVAIVGPVMGAVAYLTLAERKVIGSMHMRRGPNVVGLWGLLQPLADGLKLFLKEIVIPTGASRGVFLIAPMLTLILALIAWAVIPFDKDMVLSDINVGVLYLFAVSGLGVYGILMAGWASNSKYAFLGSLRSAAQMVSYEVSMGFIIITVLVFTGSLNLNDIVEAQSDVWFMFTPLFPFAVMFFISCVAETNRHPFDLPEAEAELVGGYNVEYGGMAFALFFLGEYANMIMMAAFTAILFMGGWLPPFDFLSFIPGPIWLILKICSLLFIFIWLRAAYPRYRYDQLMRLGWKVFLPLSLAGVIITSAVAVYGGFAPGIQ, encoded by the coding sequence ATGGCTGAGCTCTGGGACGGTTATATTTGGCCGACGCTCTGGATTGTCATTAAGATCGTCGCCATTGTTGGGCCGGTTATGGGTGCTGTTGCATACCTGACACTGGCTGAACGTAAAGTCATCGGCTCCATGCACATGCGTCGCGGCCCTAACGTTGTTGGGCTTTGGGGTTTACTGCAGCCTTTAGCTGATGGTTTGAAACTTTTCCTCAAGGAAATCGTGATCCCGACAGGGGCAAGCCGTGGTGTATTTTTAATCGCACCTATGCTGACCCTCATCCTTGCCTTGATTGCTTGGGCGGTTATTCCGTTTGATAAAGACATGGTACTTTCTGACATTAATGTCGGTGTTTTGTACTTATTTGCAGTCTCTGGTCTGGGTGTTTACGGTATTTTGATGGCCGGTTGGGCGTCAAACTCAAAGTATGCATTTCTTGGGTCGCTTCGTTCTGCTGCGCAGATGGTTTCTTATGAAGTTTCTATGGGCTTCATCATCATCACGGTGCTGGTCTTTACAGGTTCACTTAACCTAAATGACATTGTTGAAGCGCAATCTGATGTCTGGTTCATGTTCACGCCTCTCTTCCCATTTGCAGTGATGTTCTTCATCTCTTGTGTGGCAGAGACAAACCGTCATCCGTTTGACCTTCCTGAAGCGGAAGCCGAGCTGGTTGGTGGTTACAACGTTGAATATGGCGGCATGGCGTTTGCCCTGTTCTTCCTTGGTGAATATGCCAACATGATCATGATGGCTGCCTTTACAGCGATTTTGTTCATGGGTGGTTGGTTGCCTCCGTTTGACTTCTTGTCATTCATTCCGGGCCCAATCTGGTTGATCTTAAAGATTTGCTCTTTGCTCTTCATCTTCATTTGGTTGCGTGCGGCTTACCCACGTTACCGTTATGACCAGTTGATGCGTCTGGGTTGGAAAGTCTTCCTGCCATTGTCGCTTGCTGGTGTGATCATCACTTCTGCGGTTGCCGTTTACGGTGGCTTTGCACCTGGCATTCAATAA